In one window of Vibrio sp. DW001 DNA:
- the birA gene encoding bifunctional biotin--[acetyl-CoA-carboxylase] ligase/biotin operon repressor BirA — MKDHSVKLRIIKLLSFGEFVSGELLGAELGISRAAIGKQIKGIMSWGLDIYSVQGKGYRLSKPIQLLDKNTIEHLTSKKVELIPVIESTNQYLLDNTEAIESGSVCIAEYQSNGRGRRGRQWVSPFGSNIYLSMYWRLEAGMAASVGLSLVVGVAIVEALESIGIHGIKLKWPNDLYYQDKKLAGILVEMNGQAGGAANLVIGMGMNIDMPEAIEGIDQPWTSLSQVIDEQPDRNLLVATLINTWNTTLEKYEFEGMNGITERWNRLDNFIGRPARLIIGNREIQGIVRGINDQGAILLETENEVKSYIGGEISLRK; from the coding sequence ATGAAAGATCACAGTGTAAAATTAAGAATAATAAAACTTCTTTCGTTTGGAGAGTTTGTATCGGGTGAATTACTAGGGGCTGAGCTGGGTATTTCTCGGGCTGCTATTGGCAAACAGATAAAAGGTATTATGTCTTGGGGACTCGACATTTATAGCGTTCAAGGAAAAGGCTACCGATTATCCAAACCGATTCAACTTTTAGATAAAAATACGATAGAGCATTTAACATCTAAAAAAGTCGAACTCATCCCGGTGATCGAATCAACTAATCAATACCTACTGGATAACACAGAGGCGATTGAGAGTGGTTCGGTGTGTATTGCTGAATATCAATCTAATGGCCGTGGCAGGCGAGGTCGCCAGTGGGTATCTCCATTTGGTAGCAACATTTATTTGTCGATGTATTGGCGCTTAGAAGCAGGAATGGCGGCATCAGTGGGACTTAGTCTCGTTGTCGGTGTCGCGATAGTAGAGGCTTTGGAGTCAATAGGAATACATGGCATCAAGCTGAAATGGCCAAATGACCTCTATTATCAAGATAAGAAATTGGCCGGTATTTTAGTTGAGATGAATGGACAAGCCGGAGGCGCTGCGAACCTAGTTATTGGGATGGGGATGAATATAGATATGCCTGAAGCAATAGAAGGCATTGATCAACCATGGACATCGTTATCACAGGTCATTGATGAGCAACCCGATCGGAACCTACTTGTCGCCACTCTTATCAATACCTGGAATACGACGTTAGAGAAATATGAATTCGAAGGAATGAATGGGATTACTGAGAGATGGAATCGTCTAGATAATTTCATTGGACGCCCGGCTAGGTTGATTATAGGCAATAGAGAAATACAAGGGATTGTGAGAGGTATCAATGATCAAGGTGCCATACTTCTTGAAACCGAAAATGAGGTAAAGAGCTATATAGGCGGCGAAATTTCATTGAGAAAATAG
- the murB gene encoding UDP-N-acetylmuramate dehydrogenase: MQIHKKANLKSFHTFSVDVTCDVLVIVESQEELLFVYQNREWNGLPKLLLGKGSNVLFTCHFEGVVIINHLSGIDASETKSGWKLHVNGGEDWPNLVEWSIEQGYYGLENLALIPGCAGSAPIQNIGAYGVEFKDVCEYVDVLDLSSFEITRLNNTECKFGYRDSIFKKELYEKVIIVSVGIKLPKQWHPVVTYGNLRALPKRDLTAKRIFDEVCNMRTSKLPDPNVVGNAGSFFKNPVISQQKFDQLSLQFPELVAYPSGVGMKVAAGWLIDQSGLKGFRIGGAQVHDEQALVLINLGDATAANIIELASKVRSKVLDKYQISLEHEVRFYSSTKETYLQKMVSE; the protein is encoded by the coding sequence ATGCAGATACATAAAAAAGCCAATCTTAAATCATTCCATACCTTCAGTGTGGACGTTACATGCGACGTACTGGTTATTGTCGAATCCCAAGAAGAACTTCTTTTTGTGTATCAAAATAGAGAGTGGAATGGGTTGCCGAAACTATTGTTAGGCAAAGGAAGTAATGTCTTGTTTACCTGTCATTTTGAAGGCGTAGTTATCATTAATCATTTGTCTGGTATAGACGCGTCAGAGACAAAAAGCGGTTGGAAGCTACATGTAAATGGTGGAGAAGACTGGCCTAATCTCGTGGAGTGGTCAATTGAACAAGGCTATTACGGTCTCGAAAATCTTGCCTTAATACCTGGTTGTGCTGGCTCCGCGCCTATCCAAAATATAGGTGCATATGGCGTAGAATTTAAAGATGTCTGCGAATATGTTGATGTGCTCGATCTGAGCTCTTTTGAAATCACTCGATTAAACAATACCGAGTGTAAATTTGGATATAGAGACTCGATTTTTAAAAAAGAGTTGTACGAAAAAGTCATCATAGTGTCTGTTGGTATTAAATTACCTAAGCAGTGGCATCCCGTTGTCACTTACGGAAATTTAAGAGCACTACCTAAAAGAGACTTAACAGCCAAGCGAATCTTTGATGAAGTGTGTAACATGAGAACGAGTAAATTACCCGATCCTAATGTGGTGGGGAATGCAGGTAGTTTCTTCAAAAATCCGGTGATAAGTCAGCAGAAATTTGATCAGTTATCTCTTCAATTTCCAGAACTAGTTGCCTACCCAAGTGGCGTTGGTATGAAAGTCGCTGCTGGATGGTTGATCGATCAAAGTGGGCTAAAAGGGTTCCGTATCGGAGGTGCTCAAGTCCATGATGAACAAGCTTTAGTCTTGATCAATTTGGGTGATGCAACAGCCGCAAATATTATTGAATTGGCATCGAAAGTTCGTAGCAAAGTTTTAGATAAATACCAAATATCACTTGAGCATGAAGTGCGATTTTATAGTTCCACAAAAGAAACCTATTTACAAAAAATGGTTAGCGAATAG
- a CDS encoding GNAT family N-acetyltransferase, which produces MNRLDIKKLDPLLIPLVQKLYKKHYKSGKAKSDELIYVAYCQSDLCGVVRLRTIGECRLLTGMLVIPEYRKMGIAHLMMRHCINETLSSTDYCFAYANLQPFYHRHGFESVKIESLPATLKPLFIRYCQSGKDLIPMRFSV; this is translated from the coding sequence ATGAATCGACTTGATATAAAAAAGCTAGATCCGTTATTGATACCGCTTGTGCAGAAGTTGTATAAGAAGCATTACAAATCAGGAAAAGCAAAGAGTGATGAACTGATATACGTAGCTTACTGTCAATCCGACCTTTGTGGTGTCGTACGTCTCAGGACTATAGGCGAATGTCGTTTGCTTACGGGGATGTTGGTTATTCCTGAATATCGTAAAATGGGTATAGCGCATCTCATGATGAGGCACTGTATTAATGAGACACTAAGCTCAACCGACTATTGTTTCGCCTATGCTAATTTGCAACCTTTTTACCATCGACACGGATTTGAATCGGTAAAAATTGAATCTTTGCCAGCAACGCTCAAACCGCTGTTCATACGCTATTGTCAAAGTGGCAAAGATCTCATCCCTATGCGATTTTCTGTATAA
- the pssA gene encoding CDP-diacylglycerol--serine O-phosphatidyltransferase produces MMALNNPFKQMPTIALDPEQFDVLHTAKAFRECLLKHIRNAQQRIYIAALYLEDDDAGREVLTAIYQAKQNNPELDIAICVDWHRAQRGLIGAEHSEGNASFYKEFSDKYEQKVPVYGVPVRGREVFGVLHLKGFIIDDTVIYSGASLNNIYLNFNDRYRFDRYHVIRNQSLANSMVTFIQDDMLSHPAVNKLCSDDKPKTKDIKLAIRQFRSTLAQSRYQFQNEAVNSDQVAITPLVGIGKRRNRLNLRVNQLIASAKEEVLICTPYFNFPKSVAKEVKKALRRGVKVTIVIGDKTANDFYIPPEETFKTIAGLPYLYEMNLRRFAKTNEANMASRKLSIQLWKHDKNSYHLKGIWVDKTQMLLTGNNLNPRAWSLDLENALLIQDKHHLLTAKFEAEFQNILKHADLIGSYKQLEKLDTYPMEVQKLIRKVTRVKADRVLKKIL; encoded by the coding sequence ATGATGGCGTTAAATAATCCGTTCAAACAGATGCCAACAATCGCTTTGGACCCAGAGCAGTTTGACGTACTACATACAGCAAAAGCATTTAGGGAGTGTTTGTTAAAGCATATCCGTAATGCTCAACAGCGAATCTATATCGCGGCGCTGTATCTCGAAGATGATGACGCAGGTAGAGAGGTACTAACCGCTATCTATCAAGCTAAGCAAAATAACCCTGAGTTAGATATTGCTATATGTGTCGATTGGCACAGAGCACAAAGAGGATTAATCGGGGCTGAGCACTCTGAAGGAAATGCTAGTTTTTACAAAGAATTTTCAGACAAATATGAACAGAAAGTCCCTGTCTACGGCGTCCCTGTTCGAGGAAGAGAAGTATTTGGGGTTTTGCATCTAAAAGGTTTCATCATTGATGATACTGTCATATACAGTGGTGCTAGCCTCAACAACATTTACCTCAATTTTAACGATAGGTATCGCTTTGATCGATACCACGTAATTAGAAACCAGTCTTTAGCGAATTCGATGGTCACCTTCATTCAAGACGACATGCTGTCTCATCCAGCAGTAAATAAACTCTGTAGCGACGATAAACCCAAGACTAAAGACATTAAACTAGCAATTAGGCAGTTCCGTTCTACCCTTGCGCAATCTAGGTATCAATTTCAGAACGAAGCTGTGAATAGTGATCAGGTAGCCATTACGCCCTTAGTCGGTATAGGCAAGCGTCGGAACAGGTTAAATCTCAGGGTAAACCAGCTCATTGCGTCTGCTAAAGAAGAAGTATTGATCTGTACGCCTTATTTCAACTTCCCTAAAAGTGTTGCAAAAGAAGTTAAGAAAGCACTCAGACGTGGCGTAAAAGTTACTATTGTTATCGGCGATAAAACAGCGAATGATTTTTATATCCCTCCGGAAGAAACGTTTAAAACAATCGCTGGCTTGCCTTATCTGTATGAGATGAACCTTAGGCGATTTGCGAAAACTAATGAAGCAAATATGGCAAGTAGAAAACTATCTATCCAGCTTTGGAAGCACGATAAAAATAGCTACCATTTGAAAGGGATTTGGGTTGATAAAACCCAGATGCTATTGACCGGAAACAATCTCAATCCGAGAGCTTGGAGTCTCGATCTGGAAAATGCACTGTTGATTCAGGATAAGCATCATCTTCTGACAGCAAAATTTGAAGCAGAATTTCAAAATATCCTAAAACATGCTGATTTGATCGGCAGCTACAAGCAATTAGAAAAACTTGACACTTATCCAATGGAAGTTCAAAAGCTCATTAGGAAAGTGACACGAGTTAAAGCTGACAGGGTACTTAAAAAGATTTTGTAG
- a CDS encoding RNA-binding protein — MNSKKFIFLIIALAVLGAAIFSQLAVSPAISFVIGVVASAFILNLSCSTSSSPATPKDKPSTTTLYVGNLPYKANETNVRQVFSEHGEVFAVRLMKDKRTGKRRGFGFVVVGSNDVDNVISGLNDHDYMQRTLKVRIANDPKHPESESSQ, encoded by the coding sequence ATGAACTCTAAAAAATTTATCTTTTTAATAATCGCTCTCGCTGTACTTGGCGCTGCTATCTTTTCTCAATTAGCAGTTTCTCCCGCTATATCTTTTGTAATTGGTGTAGTTGCATCAGCATTTATCCTTAACCTTTCTTGTTCTACTTCTTCTTCTCCTGCGACACCAAAAGACAAACCATCTACAACAACACTGTATGTTGGTAATCTTCCATACAAAGCGAACGAAACCAATGTTCGTCAAGTATTTTCTGAACATGGCGAAGTATTTGCCGTACGCTTAATGAAAGACAAACGAACTGGTAAACGACGCGGTTTTGGCTTTGTTGTGGTTGGCAGTAACGATGTCGATAATGTTATTTCTGGATTAAACGATCATGATTATATGCAGCGTACTTTGAAAGTACGTATCGCCAATGATCCTAAACATCCTGAGTCGGAATCGTCTCAATAG
- the murI gene encoding glutamate racemase yields MPQQANILIFDSGVGGLSVYQEVCKELPNANYIYLFDDKGYPYGELDPDTLIERVNDMVRYATQRHRVDVIVIACNTASTIVLPSLRESFSIPVVGVVPAIKPASLISNIAVGLIATPATVKREYTQTLIKHYLSSVPIKLLGSTELVDMAENKLKGKPVCMESLACVLKPLIGKIDVAVLGCTHFPLLRDEIKQVLGNKVQIIDSGAAIARRVVSLINFNHDMKSKREMVAYNSASSKKEEALYITFKKLGFETIETIPTQDV; encoded by the coding sequence TTGCCACAGCAAGCTAATATCCTGATCTTCGATTCTGGCGTTGGTGGATTGTCAGTTTATCAAGAAGTTTGCAAAGAACTTCCTAACGCAAATTATATCTATCTATTTGATGACAAAGGTTACCCCTACGGTGAGCTTGACCCTGATACGCTCATCGAAAGAGTGAATGATATGGTGCGTTATGCTACTCAGCGGCATCGGGTTGACGTTATTGTCATAGCATGCAATACAGCAAGTACAATTGTACTTCCTTCATTACGCGAATCATTTTCTATACCTGTTGTTGGTGTTGTACCGGCAATAAAGCCAGCATCTCTTATTTCAAATATTGCAGTCGGACTTATCGCGACACCTGCAACGGTAAAGCGAGAGTATACTCAAACCCTTATTAAACATTATCTGTCTTCTGTTCCGATTAAGCTATTAGGATCGACGGAATTAGTCGATATGGCAGAGAACAAACTAAAAGGCAAACCGGTCTGTATGGAATCTTTAGCTTGTGTATTGAAGCCACTTATCGGAAAAATAGACGTAGCGGTTTTAGGTTGTACACATTTCCCTTTGCTTAGAGATGAAATAAAACAAGTGTTAGGGAATAAGGTTCAAATTATTGATTCAGGAGCGGCTATTGCGAGAAGGGTAGTTTCGTTAATCAATTTTAATCATGATATGAAGAGCAAGCGAGAAATGGTTGCTTACAATAGTGCTTCTTCTAAAAAAGAAGAAGCACTATACATAACGTTCAAAAAACTTGGTTTTGAAACTATTGAGACGATTCCGACTCAGGATGTTTAG
- a CDS encoding TonB-dependent receptor, which translates to MNKSIIAAAVASLVSASPLSFAQSSSDIETVVVTANRFEQAESSALASITVIDRERIEATQATTALELLKSVPGITVNTLGNKGNASSIYIRGTKSKHALVLVDGVRVNSPTLGGASIGLIPAFAIQSIEIVRGPRASVYGSDAIGGVIAISTISSEETHELRVGYGSEDHGQVGWRSSGNISENTQGSFVVNKEQSDGYKIYELAADGEKFGYSAQTAFGHINHQLNDEWSLMFSGYDKSSDFEYAGQYDGSKNQQDDEFYSLSSGVTYEKKNYLSNLQFFLGKSYQATGDAEGQNAKGTITSRRNGVSWVNTYLALNNIVLNAGLDYYKESADRGGSNTDNYEKLDKENKAAFLTSSFVFDPLSLELSLRHDDDSAFGGKTTWNAAAGYQISKSLQIVSSIGSAFKAPTFNDLYWPESAYDKGNPNLKPEESESAEVGLRGNYEVLNWSITAYKTEIENLINWAQENGSGKWTPSNVNDATIEGIEVAIDFYTGPINHELVAEWMDSEDKSTGDALVRIPENKFAWNMMYFYENFDLSVSALYTGERADNSDKELDAYTVVDLGIGYLATSSLKLGLRVNNAFDTDYETGYGSSSFVTGDNYYYKGPGRTAFFTGTYQF; encoded by the coding sequence ATGAACAAATCAATAATAGCGGCCGCAGTGGCATCGCTAGTTTCTGCATCACCACTCTCTTTTGCACAATCTTCTTCTGATATCGAAACTGTCGTTGTTACAGCCAACCGTTTTGAACAAGCGGAGAGTTCCGCTCTGGCTTCAATAACGGTTATTGATAGAGAGCGTATAGAAGCGACGCAAGCTACCACTGCTTTAGAGTTACTGAAAAGCGTTCCTGGAATTACGGTTAATACGCTAGGGAACAAAGGCAATGCCTCTTCTATATATATCCGTGGAACGAAATCTAAGCATGCCCTCGTTTTAGTTGATGGCGTTAGAGTTAATTCGCCAACGTTGGGGGGAGCATCCATCGGACTAATCCCCGCTTTTGCTATTCAGAGTATTGAGATAGTGAGAGGCCCACGGGCTTCTGTTTATGGATCTGATGCTATTGGCGGAGTGATTGCGATAAGCACTATATCTTCAGAAGAAACCCATGAGTTGAGAGTAGGTTATGGTAGCGAAGATCATGGCCAAGTTGGTTGGCGGTCATCAGGTAATATTTCAGAAAATACTCAAGGTTCTTTTGTAGTAAACAAAGAACAAAGCGATGGTTACAAAATATATGAATTGGCCGCGGATGGTGAAAAGTTTGGTTATTCAGCCCAAACAGCATTCGGTCATATTAATCACCAACTAAATGATGAATGGTCTTTGATGTTTAGTGGATATGACAAATCGTCAGATTTCGAATACGCAGGTCAATATGACGGTTCGAAAAATCAACAAGATGATGAGTTCTATAGTTTGTCCAGTGGTGTTACATATGAAAAAAAGAATTACCTTTCTAATCTACAGTTTTTTTTAGGTAAGAGTTATCAAGCAACGGGTGATGCTGAAGGACAAAATGCGAAAGGGACAATAACTTCTCGTCGTAATGGTGTTTCCTGGGTAAATACCTATTTGGCTCTTAATAATATCGTTCTTAATGCAGGATTAGATTATTACAAAGAGAGCGCTGATAGAGGAGGCTCAAATACGGATAATTACGAAAAACTAGATAAAGAAAACAAAGCGGCATTCTTGACCTCTAGTTTTGTATTTGATCCACTAAGCTTAGAACTGAGTTTAAGACATGATGATGATAGCGCATTTGGTGGAAAGACAACTTGGAATGCGGCAGCAGGGTATCAAATCTCGAAATCACTTCAAATAGTATCTTCTATTGGTAGTGCATTTAAAGCGCCAACATTTAACGACTTGTATTGGCCTGAATCTGCTTATGATAAAGGTAACCCAAATTTAAAACCGGAAGAGTCGGAGTCCGCGGAGGTTGGTCTTCGAGGCAACTACGAAGTGTTAAACTGGAGCATTACGGCATATAAAACAGAAATCGAAAACCTTATAAATTGGGCTCAAGAGAATGGAAGCGGAAAATGGACACCTTCAAATGTTAATGATGCGACAATAGAAGGCATTGAAGTCGCAATTGATTTCTATACGGGGCCAATCAACCATGAACTTGTTGCTGAATGGATGGATTCAGAAGATAAAAGTACAGGAGATGCATTAGTTCGTATCCCTGAAAATAAATTTGCTTGGAATATGATGTATTTTTATGAAAACTTCGATCTGAGTGTGTCGGCGTTATATACGGGAGAAAGAGCAGACAATTCTGACAAGGAACTTGATGCTTATACTGTTGTTGATTTAGGTATAGGATATTTGGCGACGAGTTCTCTTAAATTAGGATTGCGGGTAAATAATGCTTTTGATACTGATTATGAAACAGGTTATGGGAGTAGTAGTTTCGTGACTGGCGATAATTACTATTACAAAGGACCTGGCCGAACTGCATTTTTTACTGGAACTTATCAGTTCTAA
- the trmA gene encoding tRNA (uridine(54)-C5)-methyltransferase TrmA — MANLEINSNRYHEQLKEKANRLNEMFVEYDVPELEIFESPEQNYRMRAEFRVWHEGEALYYIMFNQGTREKIRVDQFPAASNVINELMPLLIDTIKNNDDLRKKLFQVDFLSTLNGEVLISLLYHRQLDDKWTEEAKALRVLLNNRGFNLNIIGRARKMKIVLERDYVIEKLNVHGRTYIYQQVENSFTQPNGIVAQKMLEWAVDCTKESSGDLLELYCGNGNFSLALAQNFERVLATEVAMPSVVSAQYNITANKIDNVQIIRMSAEEFTEAMEGKREFRRLKQANIDLTSYNCNTIFVDPPRSGMDEDTCRMVQGYERILYISCSPETLKENLELLSTTHKIIRFALFDQFPYTHHMEAGVLLERRK; from the coding sequence ATGGCAAACCTGGAAATAAACTCTAATCGCTACCACGAACAGCTGAAAGAGAAGGCGAATCGTCTCAACGAAATGTTTGTTGAATATGATGTACCTGAGTTGGAAATATTTGAATCTCCTGAGCAAAATTATCGTATGAGAGCCGAATTTCGCGTTTGGCACGAAGGTGAAGCTCTTTATTACATAATGTTTAATCAAGGAACTCGTGAGAAAATTCGCGTTGATCAATTCCCTGCGGCCAGCAACGTAATTAACGAGTTGATGCCACTCCTTATAGATACGATCAAAAACAACGATGACCTTCGGAAAAAACTGTTTCAAGTTGATTTTCTGTCAACCTTAAATGGCGAAGTGCTTATTTCTCTTCTTTATCACCGTCAGCTTGATGATAAATGGACTGAAGAGGCAAAAGCATTGAGGGTATTGCTTAATAATAGAGGCTTCAATCTTAATATTATCGGACGAGCAAGAAAAATGAAAATAGTGCTCGAGCGTGATTATGTGATTGAAAAATTAAATGTTCATGGCCGTACCTATATCTATCAACAAGTAGAAAATAGCTTTACTCAACCGAACGGTATTGTTGCTCAGAAAATGCTGGAGTGGGCGGTAGACTGTACGAAAGAAAGCAGTGGTGATTTATTAGAGCTCTATTGTGGGAACGGTAACTTTTCATTAGCCCTCGCTCAAAATTTTGAACGCGTACTCGCAACCGAAGTCGCTATGCCATCAGTAGTTTCAGCTCAATACAATATCACGGCAAATAAGATAGATAATGTCCAAATTATCCGTATGTCCGCTGAGGAGTTTACCGAAGCGATGGAAGGTAAACGGGAGTTTCGACGTTTAAAACAAGCGAATATTGACCTAACTAGTTACAACTGCAACACTATTTTTGTCGATCCACCAAGATCTGGCATGGACGAAGACACTTGTAGAATGGTTCAAGGTTATGAACGAATTTTATATATCTCTTGCAGCCCTGAAACGCTCAAAGAAAATCTCGAATTATTGTCTACAACTCACAAAATTATCAGATTCGCTCTATTTGACCAATTTCCTTACACCCACCATATGGAAGCTGGTGTTCTTTTAGAAAGGCGCAAATAA
- a CDS encoding YijD family membrane protein: MSNESNPTKSDSARKTLLLAVIVGMCSNALLSVLTVTEVAFSIFPLIALVLSVQMLYQNYLRNPVSEELPLVGLACFFVGAFGYSAFIKAQYPGAGSNFFAIIVTLLLLLWVGKKLGFIAKGE; encoded by the coding sequence ATGTCGAATGAATCTAATCCAACGAAAAGTGACTCTGCTAGAAAAACGCTACTTTTAGCGGTAATTGTGGGTATGTGCAGCAATGCATTACTTTCTGTGTTGACGGTAACCGAGGTCGCTTTCTCCATTTTCCCACTGATAGCACTGGTACTATCAGTACAAATGCTTTATCAAAATTATTTACGTAACCCCGTTTCAGAAGAACTCCCATTGGTTGGTTTGGCTTGTTTTTTTGTAGGTGCTTTTGGTTACTCAGCATTTATAAAAGCTCAGTATCCGGGGGCGGGATCGAATTTTTTCGCCATTATAGTAACGTTGTTGTTACTGTTATGGGTAGGGAAAAAACTAGGTTTCATCGCTAAGGGTGAGTAG
- the fabR gene encoding HTH-type transcriptional repressor FabR, whose amino-acid sequence MGIRALQKEKTRRSLIDAAFNQLRADRSFSNLSLREVAREAGIAPTSFYRHFKDMDELGLTLVDEGGLLLRQLMRQARQRIAKEGSVIRTSVETFMEFIDSSPNVFRLLLRERSGTSAEFRAAVAREMQHFVAEMTEYLISTGMDREEASIQAEASVILVFSSGAEALDLSKDEREELTERLVMQLRMTAKGAYWYRKERERQNNRI is encoded by the coding sequence ATGGGAATTCGTGCGCTACAAAAAGAAAAAACACGCCGATCATTAATTGATGCAGCATTCAATCAGCTTAGAGCCGATCGCAGTTTCTCAAATTTGAGTTTAAGAGAAGTCGCGAGGGAAGCAGGTATTGCGCCAACCTCATTCTATCGTCATTTCAAAGATATGGATGAATTAGGATTAACCTTGGTTGATGAAGGCGGGTTACTCCTAAGGCAACTTATGAGGCAAGCAAGGCAGCGAATTGCCAAAGAAGGCAGTGTTATTCGAACTTCAGTAGAAACCTTTATGGAATTTATTGATAGTAGCCCTAACGTGTTTCGATTGTTATTGCGTGAACGCTCAGGTACATCGGCTGAATTTAGAGCCGCAGTGGCAAGAGAGATGCAACATTTCGTGGCTGAAATGACCGAATATTTGATAAGCACAGGAATGGATAGAGAGGAAGCTTCTATTCAGGCGGAAGCATCGGTGATCTTGGTATTTAGCTCCGGCGCAGAAGCGTTGGATTTAAGTAAAGATGAAAGAGAAGAACTAACTGAAAGGTTAGTGATGCAATTAAGAATGACCGCCAAAGGTGCTTATTGGTACAGAAAAGAGCGAGAAAGACAAAACAATAGGATATAA
- the sthA gene encoding Si-specific NAD(P)(+) transhydrogenase — MARKTHFDVIVIGSGPGGEGAAMGLTKAGLNVAIIEKEPSVGGGCTHWGTIPSKALRHAVSRIIEFNSNPLFHRNVNNVHASFADILSHAKTVIDKQTRLRQGFYDRNQCDLIFGKAHFVDKNQVAVKQADGSLEYYTADKFVIATGSRPYQPEDVDFNHPRIYDSDSILSLGHTPRNIIIYGAGVIGCEYASIFRGLDVKTDLINTRDRLLSFLDNETSDALSYHFWNSGVVIRNDETYEKVEATDDGVIIHLQSGKKMRADCLLYANGRTGNTDKLNLESAGLTADARGSLSVNKKYQTKVEHIYAVGDVIGYPSLASAAYDQGRFVAQNIVKGKADTHLIEDIPTGIYTIPEISSVGKTEQELTAAKVPYEVGRSSFKHLARAQIAGKDIGSLKILFHRETKEILGIHCFGERAAEIIHIGQAIMEQKGKANNIEYFVNTTFNYPTMAEAYRVAALNGLNRLF, encoded by the coding sequence ATGGCTCGAAAAACTCACTTTGATGTGATCGTAATCGGTAGTGGTCCTGGAGGTGAAGGGGCAGCAATGGGATTAACCAAAGCAGGGTTAAATGTCGCCATAATTGAAAAGGAGCCAAGTGTTGGTGGCGGATGTACGCACTGGGGGACGATTCCTTCGAAAGCATTGAGACACGCAGTAAGCCGAATCATCGAATTTAATAGTAATCCACTGTTTCATCGCAATGTAAATAACGTGCATGCCTCTTTTGCCGATATTCTTAGCCATGCGAAAACCGTTATTGATAAGCAAACACGCCTTCGTCAAGGTTTTTATGATCGCAACCAATGTGACCTTATTTTTGGTAAAGCTCATTTTGTAGATAAAAATCAGGTTGCTGTAAAACAGGCTGACGGGAGCCTAGAATATTATACTGCGGACAAATTTGTCATCGCGACAGGTTCCAGACCTTACCAGCCCGAAGACGTTGACTTTAATCATCCTCGTATTTACGACAGCGACTCAATTCTTTCTTTAGGACATACTCCAAGAAACATCATTATTTACGGTGCAGGTGTCATCGGCTGCGAATACGCTTCCATCTTTCGCGGGTTAGATGTAAAAACCGATCTCATCAACACACGAGATCGCTTACTCTCATTTTTAGATAATGAAACTTCTGATGCTCTTTCATATCATTTTTGGAATAGTGGCGTTGTCATCCGAAATGACGAGACATATGAGAAAGTCGAAGCCACTGATGACGGTGTAATTATACACTTACAATCAGGGAAAAAAATGCGTGCAGACTGTTTGCTCTACGCCAATGGTCGAACGGGTAATACCGACAAACTAAACCTCGAATCAGCTGGATTGACTGCTGACGCCAGAGGGTCTCTAAGCGTCAATAAAAAATATCAAACAAAAGTAGAGCATATTTATGCCGTCGGAGATGTTATTGGATACCCTAGCTTAGCTAGTGCTGCATACGATCAAGGTCGATTTGTGGCACAGAACATTGTGAAAGGAAAAGCCGATACCCACTTAATAGAAGATATCCCTACTGGGATATACACCATACCGGAAATTAGTTCTGTGGGTAAAACAGAACAAGAACTCACTGCTGCGAAGGTTCCATATGAAGTCGGACGCTCTTCGTTTAAACACCTCGCTCGAGCTCAGATCGCCGGAAAAGATATTGGCAGCCTAAAAATTCTCTTTCATAGAGAAACCAAGGAGATATTGGGTATTCACTGTTTCGGGGAGCGCGCTGCGGAAATTATTCATATCGGGCAGGCTATAATGGAGCAAAAAGGAAAGGCGAATAACATCGAATATTTCGTCAATACGACCTTTAATTACCCCACAATGGCAGAAGCTTACCGAGTAGCGGCTTTAAACGGACTTAATCGTCTGTTTTAA